A genome region from Ottowia testudinis includes the following:
- a CDS encoding ATP synthase subunit I — protein MVKIAPEPASAQDGFAEKAVDAFDADFKPMSADEAREWRAAQPPLSPWPVVWAQAVAGLAVVALAWWWPAGEMPVTRSAAYGALAAWLPAVVFARMVARRMRRQANAGGALMALMVGEGIKIVLTVALLLAAPKVLTQVHWLALLAGFVVTIKAAWVALWLMSARGRTARRE, from the coding sequence ATGGTCAAGATCGCACCCGAGCCTGCAAGCGCGCAAGACGGGTTCGCCGAGAAGGCAGTTGACGCCTTCGACGCCGATTTCAAGCCCATGAGCGCCGACGAGGCGCGCGAATGGCGTGCAGCCCAGCCCCCTCTGTCGCCCTGGCCCGTGGTCTGGGCCCAGGCGGTGGCCGGTCTGGCGGTGGTGGCCTTGGCGTGGTGGTGGCCGGCGGGCGAAATGCCCGTCACCCGATCCGCGGCCTACGGCGCCTTGGCGGCGTGGTTGCCAGCGGTCGTGTTTGCCCGCATGGTGGCGCGCCGGATGCGACGGCAAGCCAACGCCGGCGGCGCCCTGATGGCGCTGATGGTGGGGGAGGGGATCAAGATCGTGCTCACCGTGGCTCTGCTGCTGGCGGCGCCCAAGGTGCTCACGCAGGTGCACTGGCTGGCCTTGCTGGCCGGTTTTGTGGTGACGATCAAGGCTGCTTGGGTGGCTTTGTGGCTGATGTCGGCGAGGGGCCGCACGGCGCGACGAGAGTGA
- a CDS encoding aminotransferase class IV gives MTTSPAAQLPPLPCYVSGEITTMPEARISPFDRGFIFGDGVYEGISIYGRPGHTPQAFRFDQHMARLERSLAETRIPNPHTREQWRQIALDLIAAYARSTGAAGQKDTQLQSQDWFFYFQVTRGVALRDHPMIEGLTPTVFATCLPMKAPTPEQRAHGVACVTAQDFRWQKAHIKSISLLGAVFARQISFDQDALETVMFRDGFLSEAAASNVWVVKNGVVMGPPKDHLVLEGIRYGAIAELCAQEGIGFELRRIPKSEVLAADELMLSSATKEVLPITTLDGQPVGTGQPGPVYQKLYAGYQRAKEALFK, from the coding sequence ATGACGACCAGCCCCGCCGCCCAACTGCCGCCCTTGCCCTGCTATGTGAGTGGCGAAATCACCACAATGCCCGAAGCGCGCATCAGCCCGTTTGATCGCGGCTTCATCTTTGGCGACGGCGTGTACGAGGGCATTTCGATCTACGGCCGCCCCGGTCACACGCCGCAGGCGTTTCGCTTCGACCAGCACATGGCGCGGCTGGAGCGCAGCCTGGCGGAGACACGCATCCCCAATCCGCACACGCGCGAGCAGTGGCGCCAGATCGCTCTTGATTTAATAGCTGCCTACGCTCGCTCCACGGGCGCTGCCGGGCAAAAAGATACTCAACTCCAGTCGCAGGATTGGTTCTTCTACTTTCAGGTCACGCGCGGCGTGGCGCTGCGCGACCACCCGATGATCGAGGGCCTGACGCCCACCGTGTTCGCCACCTGCCTGCCGATGAAGGCGCCCACGCCCGAGCAGCGCGCGCACGGCGTCGCCTGCGTCACGGCTCAAGATTTCCGCTGGCAGAAGGCGCACATCAAGTCGATCAGCCTGCTGGGCGCGGTGTTCGCGCGCCAGATCAGCTTCGATCAGGACGCGCTCGAAACCGTGATGTTCCGCGACGGCTTCTTGAGCGAGGCCGCCGCCAGCAACGTCTGGGTGGTCAAAAACGGCGTGGTCATGGGCCCGCCCAAGGACCACCTGGTGCTCGAGGGCATCCGTTACGGCGCCATTGCCGAGCTGTGCGCGCAAGAGGGCATCGGCTTCGAGCTGCGCCGCATCCCCAAAAGCGAGGTGCTGGCGGCCGATGAGTTGATGCTGTCGTCGGCCACCAAGGAGGTGCTGCCGATCACCACGCTCGACGGCCAGCCCGTCGGCACCGGCCAGCCCGGCCCGGTGTATCAGAAGCTCTACGCCGGCTATCAACGCGCCAAGGAGGCTCTTTTCAAATGA
- a CDS encoding YbeD family protein: MPLTPGQRESLIEYPSRFPIKVVGANEDGFVHAITHIARQFDPGFDASTIELRESGGGKYLGVTITVTATSREQLDELYRTLSTHPMAKWVL, translated from the coding sequence ATGCCGCTCACACCCGGGCAGCGCGAATCGCTGATCGAATACCCCAGCCGCTTTCCGATCAAGGTGGTGGGTGCGAATGAAGACGGCTTCGTGCACGCCATCACCCACATCGCCCGGCAGTTCGACCCTGGCTTTGACGCCAGCACCATCGAATTGCGCGAAAGCGGTGGCGGCAAGTACCTGGGCGTGACCATCACCGTCACCGCCACCAGCCGCGAGCAGCTCGACGAGTTGTACCGCACGCTCAGCACGCACCCGATGGCCAAGTGGGTGCTATGA
- a CDS encoding O-acetyl-ADP-ribose deacetylase gives MTILRALHADITTLTVDAIVNAANSSLLGGGGVDGAIHRAAGPGLLAECRELGGCKTGDAKTTRGHRLPAKWVIHTVGPVWRGGGAGEAGLLASCYRRCIEEAVRVGARTVAFPAISTGVYGYPKPGAATVAVAAVRAALAAWPGALDEVVFCCFSVDDQHVLDAALRAG, from the coding sequence GTGACCATATTGCGCGCCCTCCACGCTGACATCACCACACTGACCGTGGACGCCATCGTCAACGCCGCCAACTCAAGCCTGCTGGGCGGCGGCGGAGTGGATGGGGCGATCCACCGCGCGGCGGGGCCGGGCTTGCTGGCCGAATGCCGCGAGTTGGGCGGCTGCAAGACCGGCGACGCCAAGACGACGCGCGGGCACCGGCTGCCGGCCAAGTGGGTGATTCACACGGTGGGCCCGGTGTGGCGCGGCGGTGGTGCGGGCGAGGCAGGGCTGCTCGCCTCGTGCTACCGGCGATGCATCGAGGAGGCGGTGCGCGTGGGCGCGCGGACGGTGGCATTTCCGGCCATCAGCACGGGGGTGTACGGATACCCCAAGCCGGGCGCGGCAACGGTGGCCGTGGCCGCGGTGCGCGCGGCGCTGGCGGCGTGGCCGGGGGCGCTCGACGAAGTGGTTTTCTGCTGTTTTTCAGTGGATGACCAGCACGTGCTGGACGCCGCGCTGCGCGCCGGGTGA
- a CDS encoding helix-turn-helix domain-containing protein, whose translation MTIDTTLAWSPRQVSPPGDTLTELLEERGWSQAELARRMGRPSNAISEITLGEKEITEHTALELERVLGTPAQFWLARESRYRESLARQREAARAPEQLDWLDQFPIKQLQEAGCLPPGRLTPAFKATLVAPLLAFFGVASPEGWQQQYLRLEVAFRRASPRQQTNNAAITAWLRLGEIAAAQARNLPAYDAATLQAHLSAMRALTLTPATAIGPALHRLCAQAGVVLAFVPSLAGTHVSGVARWLGDRPLVQLSLRGKRNDVFWFSFFHEIGHILKHPAKRAVFLDDASAGSTASSREEQEANQFAADVLIPPAEACRLGQIDLTADAVRQFSQEIGVHPGIVVGRLQHLGLIGYGGPWEHMKDRYEIAASQEHA comes from the coding sequence ATGACCATTGATACAACCCTCGCCTGGTCACCGCGCCAAGTATCCCCGCCTGGCGACACATTGACCGAATTGCTGGAAGAACGCGGCTGGAGCCAGGCCGAACTGGCCCGGCGGATGGGTCGCCCGTCCAACGCCATCAGCGAAATTACGCTAGGCGAAAAGGAAATCACCGAACACACCGCGTTAGAGCTTGAGCGGGTCCTCGGCACCCCCGCGCAGTTCTGGCTGGCACGCGAATCGCGCTATCGCGAAAGCCTGGCGCGCCAGCGTGAGGCTGCGCGCGCGCCCGAACAGCTCGACTGGCTCGACCAGTTCCCGATCAAGCAACTGCAAGAAGCCGGTTGCCTGCCGCCAGGGCGGCTGACCCCCGCTTTCAAAGCCACCCTGGTCGCGCCGCTTTTGGCCTTTTTCGGCGTTGCATCGCCTGAAGGCTGGCAACAGCAATACCTTCGACTTGAAGTTGCCTTTCGCCGCGCCAGCCCGCGCCAGCAGACCAACAACGCCGCCATCACCGCTTGGCTGCGCCTGGGAGAAATTGCCGCTGCGCAGGCGCGTAACCTTCCTGCATATGACGCGGCCACCTTGCAAGCTCATTTGAGCGCCATGCGCGCGCTCACGCTCACCCCCGCGACTGCCATCGGGCCCGCGCTGCATCGGTTATGCGCACAGGCTGGCGTGGTGCTGGCTTTCGTGCCATCGCTCGCCGGCACTCACGTCAGCGGTGTGGCGCGCTGGCTGGGCGACCGGCCGCTCGTTCAGTTGTCGCTGCGCGGCAAGAGGAACGATGTGTTTTGGTTCAGCTTCTTCCATGAAATCGGCCACATCCTCAAGCACCCCGCCAAGCGCGCCGTATTTCTGGACGACGCCAGCGCCGGCAGCACCGCCAGCAGCAGAGAAGAGCAAGAAGCGAACCAGTTCGCCGCTGATGTGTTGATCCCTCCCGCCGAAGCCTGCCGGCTCGGCCAAATCGACCTGACCGCCGATGCCGTGCGCCAGTTCTCGCAAGAGATCGGCGTGCACCCCGGTATCGTCGTCGGACGGCTGCAGCACTTGGGCCTGATCGGCTATGGCGGCCCTTGGGAGCACATGAAAGACCGCTACGAAATCGCCGCCAGCCAAGAACACGCCTGA
- a CDS encoding site-specific DNA-methyltransferase — MPYRLLEPVSTHGNAARAADNLLIQGDNLQALKSLLPFHRGQVKCIFIDPPYNTKSAFEHYDDNLEHAQWLTLMLPRLQLLRELLREDGSIWVTIDDHEGHYLKVLMDEVFGRQNFVANVVWQKKYSPQNDSEFFSAMHDHLLVYAKNASAWRRNLIPRTAKQDDAYKNPDGDPRGPWKASDLTRPEHRDRDFYAVLTPSGKQVLPARGRSWSRPPEEIERLRLDDRLWFGKRGDAIPSLKRFLSEVKDGIVPQTIWVREEVGDNQDAKKEVKQLNESEIFATPKPEALIARVLSIATQKGDLVLDSFLGSGTTAAVAHKMGRRWIGIEMGEHARTHCLPRLEKVIAGEPGGISRAVGWGQPAPDGTPWNAAAQGGGFRFLRLGAPVFDAAGRIHPEVRFATLAAFVWQQETGRAYAPHDAATGARAGTPLLGIHYENVSFSRLFGAGEAPISPPIRARAAIYLLFNGILGDKRPAGGNVLTRDVLTALLALHVESAAPDAPLIVYGEACRVGPARLARSRVTFRHIPHEIRAG; from the coding sequence GTGCCCTACCGCCTGCTGGAGCCCGTCAGCACCCACGGCAACGCCGCCCGCGCAGCGGACAACCTGCTGATCCAGGGCGACAACCTGCAGGCGCTGAAAAGCCTGCTGCCCTTCCACCGCGGCCAGGTCAAATGCATCTTCATCGACCCGCCCTACAACACGAAAAGCGCCTTCGAGCATTACGACGACAACCTGGAACACGCCCAGTGGCTCACGCTGATGCTGCCGCGCCTGCAACTGCTGCGCGAACTGCTGCGGGAGGACGGCTCGATCTGGGTCACCATCGACGACCACGAGGGGCATTACCTCAAGGTGCTGATGGATGAGGTGTTTGGTCGGCAGAACTTCGTGGCGAATGTGGTTTGGCAGAAGAAATATTCACCGCAGAATGACTCTGAGTTTTTCTCAGCCATGCACGACCATCTGCTCGTTTACGCAAAAAATGCTTCCGCCTGGAGGCGCAATCTGATCCCTCGAACGGCGAAGCAAGACGACGCATACAAAAATCCTGACGGCGACCCCAGAGGCCCATGGAAGGCCAGCGATCTCACCCGGCCCGAGCACAGAGACCGGGACTTTTATGCAGTGCTCACCCCATCAGGAAAGCAAGTGTTGCCTGCACGTGGCCGAAGCTGGAGCCGGCCGCCGGAAGAAATAGAGCGCCTCCGTCTTGATGATCGCCTGTGGTTTGGAAAGCGTGGGGATGCAATCCCTTCCTTGAAGAGATTTCTCTCGGAAGTGAAGGACGGGATCGTGCCGCAAACCATCTGGGTTCGTGAGGAGGTTGGTGACAATCAGGACGCAAAGAAAGAGGTTAAGCAGCTTAACGAAAGCGAAATATTTGCCACGCCGAAACCCGAAGCATTGATCGCAAGGGTATTGAGCATCGCCACCCAAAAGGGCGACCTCGTCCTCGACAGCTTCCTCGGCTCCGGCACCACCGCTGCCGTGGCGCACAAAATGGGGCGGCGCTGGATCGGCATCGAAATGGGCGAGCACGCCCGCACCCACTGCCTGCCGCGGCTTGAAAAAGTGATCGCCGGCGAGCCAGGCGGCATCAGCCGCGCCGTCGGCTGGGGCCAGCCGGCGCCAGACGGCACGCCGTGGAACGCCGCCGCGCAGGGCGGCGGCTTTCGCTTTTTGCGCCTGGGCGCGCCGGTGTTCGACGCCGCCGGCCGCATCCACCCCGAGGTGCGCTTTGCCACCCTGGCCGCCTTCGTCTGGCAGCAGGAAACCGGCCGCGCCTACGCCCCGCACGACGCCGCCACCGGCGCGCGAGCCGGCACGCCGCTGCTCGGCATTCACTATGAAAATGTGAGCTTTTCACGCTTATTTGGCGCGGGGGAAGCGCCCATTTCACCCCCCATCCGCGCCCGTGCCGCGATCTACCTGCTGTTCAACGGCATCCTGGGCGACAAGCGCCCCGCGGGCGGCAACGTGCTGACGCGCGACGTGCTCACGGCCCTGCTCGCCCTGCACGTCGAGAGCGCCGCGCCCGATGCCCCGCTCATCGTCTACGGCGAAGCCTGCCGCGTCGGCCCCGCGCGCCTGGCGCGGTCGCGGGTGACCTTCAGGCACATTCCGCATGAGATTCGAGCGGGGTGA
- a CDS encoding DUF3800 domain-containing protein — protein sequence MKETAAATAHYFVDESGDGVLFKKHGQLAIQQTEGVPTFMLGMLHLPNPAALLADLDALRAELLADPYFKNVPSMQASERKTALAFHAKDDVPEVRRAVFGVLLRHEMKFFAVVRDMRAVLAYVQERNRRDAAYRYKPNDLYDQTVSRLFKDRLHQHENNAITFARRGNSDRTKALRAALDRARQRFEEKWQTQVDTAVSLTSCRPSEAAGLQAVDYLLWALQRHYARGEGRFIEMMWPKVSLVHAVDETAQARYGVYYTKKKPLIGAAS from the coding sequence ATGAAAGAAACCGCTGCCGCCACGGCGCATTACTTCGTGGACGAATCGGGCGATGGCGTGCTCTTCAAAAAGCACGGGCAACTGGCCATTCAACAGACCGAGGGCGTGCCCACATTCATGCTGGGCATGCTCCACCTGCCCAATCCGGCCGCTTTGCTGGCGGACCTGGATGCGTTGCGCGCCGAATTGCTGGCTGACCCTTACTTCAAGAACGTGCCCTCCATGCAAGCATCCGAGCGGAAAACAGCGCTGGCTTTTCATGCCAAGGATGACGTGCCGGAAGTGCGGCGTGCGGTGTTCGGCGTGCTGCTGCGCCACGAGATGAAGTTCTTCGCCGTGGTGCGCGACATGCGCGCCGTGTTGGCCTATGTTCAGGAACGCAATCGGCGTGACGCCGCGTACCGCTACAAGCCCAATGATCTGTATGACCAGACGGTTTCAAGACTGTTCAAGGATCGACTGCACCAGCACGAGAACAACGCGATCACGTTCGCGCGACGCGGCAACTCTGACCGCACGAAGGCGCTGCGCGCCGCGCTTGATCGGGCGCGGCAGCGATTTGAGGAAAAGTGGCAGACGCAAGTTGACACTGCGGTGTCGCTGACGAGTTGCCGCCCCAGCGAAGCGGCCGGCCTGCAAGCCGTGGATTACCTGCTGTGGGCCTTGCAGCGCCACTACGCGCGTGGCGAAGGCCGCTTCATCGAAATGATGTGGCCCAAGGTCAGCCTCGTGCATGCCGTGGACGAAACGGCGCAAGCGCGCTACGGCGTGTACTACACAAAAAAGAAGCCGCTCATAGGAGCGGCTTCTTAA
- a CDS encoding DEAD/DEAH box helicase has translation MAAFPLKTYQKTALDTLLAFAQAAQVKGAPLAFGELAGRPYNPDPFGPDVPCVCLRIPTGGGKTLLAAHAIPLLGRAWRASDAPVAVWLVPSDAIRAQTLKGLQTPGHPYRQVLADAYGERVQVCALEDVAQIAPPDWGRVAVVVVATIQSFRIDDTDKRNVYSFSESFERHFKAAESEQPRALAALCELPDALVTAEEATQDGRAALRGLVGQPRQSLANWLALHEPIVIVDEAHNTKTDKSFTALKRLAPSCLLELTATPIVAKSNVLYHVSAQELAAEHMIKLPIALAEHPEGWPQAVFAAVRTRAALEAEALKDEAAGAAYVRPIALYQAQNAGDAVPPEALRRHLIDELHIHPEEIVVATGSTRELDGLDLSARTCPVRHVITVQALREGWDCPFAYVLCSLQRLSSATAVEQLLGRVLRMPHATRRGREALNRAYAHVCEAEFSSAAHALADRLIHGMGFEALDVASMLAPAASLPLFEGNSASPPVQQASIATNFEAIDPNDALTELPGVAVQTIAGAPQVVVSGHIGTELEGQLLAGVRGAKKQEAMREQIAQHNALVAAQTAPSARGERFAPVPPLGYREQPQGELWPLEREAVLESVEIDLLTPEAIDLPGFQVVAQSRSFEIYLKDEHVKLRPAEAGQLAMPYGGSGLTAQDIVRWLEQSLYAKLPEFTPAQREPWFAAVVDRLLHEKGVPIEVLAQARFTLARALEAKAGDLRDAAALRAFRQQVLDGGWQVVPDWARPHVFEPGRYPAPAGSRYAGRYEFRKHYYPVIAELKEAGEEFLCAQLIDMHPKVKHWVRNLDVAPAGFWLPTSRGRFFADFVAELADGRVALLEYKGAHLSGAAEIEKRQIGDLWARQSGGRAMFGWLMQTQNGQSLAQQLDAALA, from the coding sequence ATGGCTGCATTCCCCCTCAAAACGTACCAGAAAACCGCGCTGGACACCCTGCTGGCCTTCGCCCAGGCGGCGCAGGTCAAGGGCGCGCCACTGGCGTTTGGCGAGTTGGCCGGGCGCCCCTACAACCCCGATCCGTTTGGGCCGGATGTGCCGTGCGTGTGTTTGCGCATTCCCACGGGCGGGGGCAAGACGCTGCTGGCCGCGCACGCCATCCCGCTGCTGGGCCGCGCCTGGCGTGCCAGCGATGCGCCGGTGGCGGTGTGGCTGGTGCCCAGCGACGCCATCCGCGCGCAGACGCTTAAAGGGCTGCAAACGCCCGGCCACCCTTATCGGCAGGTGCTGGCCGACGCCTACGGCGAGCGCGTGCAGGTTTGCGCGCTGGAAGACGTGGCCCAGATCGCCCCGCCCGACTGGGGCCGCGTGGCCGTGGTGGTGGTCGCCACCATCCAAAGCTTTCGCATCGACGACACCGACAAGCGCAACGTCTACAGTTTTTCGGAGAGCTTCGAGCGCCACTTCAAGGCCGCCGAAAGCGAGCAGCCGCGCGCGCTGGCGGCGCTGTGCGAGTTGCCCGACGCGCTGGTCACGGCGGAAGAGGCCACGCAGGACGGCCGCGCCGCGCTGCGCGGCCTGGTCGGCCAACCGCGCCAGAGCTTGGCCAACTGGCTGGCGCTGCACGAGCCGATCGTCATCGTCGATGAAGCGCACAACACCAAGACGGACAAGAGTTTCACCGCGCTCAAACGCCTGGCGCCGTCCTGCCTGCTGGAGTTGACGGCCACGCCCATCGTGGCCAAAAGCAATGTGCTGTACCACGTGAGCGCGCAGGAGCTGGCGGCCGAGCACATGATCAAGCTGCCCATCGCCCTGGCCGAGCACCCCGAAGGCTGGCCGCAGGCGGTGTTTGCCGCCGTGCGCACGCGCGCCGCGCTGGAGGCCGAGGCGCTGAAGGACGAAGCGGCGGGCGCCGCCTACGTGCGCCCCATCGCCCTGTACCAGGCGCAGAACGCGGGCGATGCCGTGCCGCCCGAGGCGCTGCGCCGCCATTTGATCGACGAGCTGCACATACATCCCGAGGAAATCGTGGTGGCCACCGGCAGCACGCGCGAGCTGGACGGGCTGGACCTGAGCGCGCGCACGTGCCCGGTGCGCCACGTCATCACGGTGCAGGCGCTGCGCGAAGGCTGGGACTGCCCGTTTGCCTACGTGCTGTGCTCGCTGCAGCGCCTGTCCAGCGCGACGGCGGTGGAGCAGTTGCTGGGCCGCGTATTGCGCATGCCCCACGCCACGCGGCGCGGGCGCGAGGCGCTCAACCGCGCCTATGCGCATGTGTGCGAGGCGGAGTTTTCCAGCGCCGCGCACGCGCTGGCCGATCGGCTGATCCACGGCATGGGGTTCGAGGCGCTGGACGTGGCCTCGATGCTGGCGCCGGCGGCATCGCTGCCCTTATTTGAAGGAAATTCGGCTTCTCCGCCCGTCCAGCAAGCGTCAATAGCTACTAATTTTGAAGCAATTGACCCCAATGACGCACTGACCGAGCTACCCGGCGTAGCCGTTCAAACCATCGCAGGCGCGCCGCAAGTGGTGGTCAGCGGGCACATCGGCACCGAACTGGAAGGCCAGTTGCTGGCCGGGGTGCGCGGCGCGAAAAAGCAGGAAGCGATGCGTGAGCAGATCGCCCAGCACAACGCGCTGGTGGCGGCGCAGACGGCGCCGTCGGCGCGCGGCGAGCGCTTTGCGCCCGTGCCGCCCCTGGGCTACCGGGAGCAGCCGCAAGGCGAGCTGTGGCCGCTGGAGCGCGAGGCCGTGCTGGAGTCGGTGGAGATCGACCTGCTCACGCCCGAGGCCATCGACCTGCCCGGCTTTCAGGTGGTGGCGCAAAGCCGCAGCTTCGAGATTTACCTGAAGGACGAGCACGTCAAACTGCGCCCCGCCGAGGCCGGGCAATTGGCGATGCCCTACGGCGGCAGCGGCCTGACGGCACAGGACATCGTGCGCTGGCTGGAGCAGTCGCTGTACGCCAAACTGCCCGAATTCACCCCCGCGCAGCGCGAACCGTGGTTCGCCGCCGTGGTGGACCGCCTGCTGCACGAAAAAGGCGTGCCCATCGAGGTGCTGGCGCAGGCGCGCTTCACGCTGGCGCGCGCGCTGGAGGCCAAGGCGGGCGACTTGCGCGACGCAGCGGCGCTGCGGGCGTTCCGCCAACAGGTGTTGGACGGCGGCTGGCAAGTGGTGCCCGACTGGGCACGGCCGCACGTCTTCGAGCCCGGCCGCTACCCCGCGCCAGCCGGCAGCCGCTACGCCGGGCGCTATGAATTTCGCAAGCATTACTACCCGGTGATTGCCGAGCTGAAGGAAGCGGGGGAAGAATTTCTGTGCGCGCAATTGATCGACATGCACCCGAAAGTGAAGCACTGGGTGCGCAACCTGGATGTGGCGCCCGCGGGCTTCTGGCTGCCCACATCGCGCGGCCGCTTTTTTGCCGACTTCGTGGCCGAGTTGGCGGACGGCCGCGTGGCGCTGCTGGAATACAAGGGCGCGCATTTGAGCGGCGCCGCGGAGATCGAGAAACGCCAAATTGGCGACCTGTGGGCACGCCAGAGCGGCGGGCGCGCCATGTTCGGCTGGCTCATGCAGACGCAGAACGGCCAAAGCCTGGCGCAGCAACTGGACGCAGCGCTGGCATGA
- the lipB gene encoding lipoyl(octanoyl) transferase LipB produces the protein MSLDVRFLGRVDYAPTFQGMKDFALQRLPDEREQLWICEHSSVFTLGLAGKPEHVLSPGDVPVVQTDRGGQVTYHGPGQVVAYPLIDLKPRGIFVKEYVHRLEEAVIRTLAHFGVTGHRVGGAPGIYVRLDDPFSHAVLPQRPQRREPGCPAPQPDFTGLGKIAALGIKVSNHRAYHGVALNVAMDLEPFARINPCGYAGLQTVDLSTIGVSVAWDEAAHELAAQLQRLLQIQNSSF, from the coding sequence ATGAGCCTGGACGTGCGCTTTTTGGGCCGCGTGGACTACGCGCCCACCTTCCAGGGCATGAAGGATTTTGCCCTCCAGCGCTTACCAGACGAGCGCGAGCAGCTATGGATTTGCGAGCATTCATCGGTCTTCACGCTCGGTCTGGCGGGCAAGCCCGAGCATGTGCTGTCACCCGGCGACGTCCCCGTGGTGCAAACAGATCGCGGCGGCCAGGTCACTTACCACGGGCCGGGGCAGGTGGTGGCGTATCCGCTGATCGATCTGAAGCCGCGCGGCATCTTCGTCAAGGAATACGTGCACCGGCTGGAAGAAGCCGTGATCCGCACGCTGGCGCACTTTGGCGTGACCGGGCACCGCGTGGGTGGCGCGCCGGGCATCTATGTGCGCTTGGACGACCCGTTCAGCCACGCCGTGTTGCCCCAAAGGCCACAGCGCCGCGAGCCGGGTTGTCCGGCGCCGCAGCCCGATTTCACTGGCCTGGGCAAGATCGCCGCGCTGGGCATCAAGGTGAGCAACCACCGCGCCTACCACGGCGTGGCGCTGAACGTGGCGATGGATCTGGAGCCCTTTGCGCGCATCAACCCTTGTGGTTATGCGGGGTTGCAAACGGTTGACCTTTCTACAATCGGCGTTTCCGTCGCCTGGGATGAGGCGGCGCATGAACTGGCGGCGCAGTTGCAGCGGCTCTTGCAGATTCAGAATTCGAGTTTTTGA
- the lipA gene encoding lipoyl synthase — translation MNSSIGPHAPVVRDAQPAEAYDPTAKQKAGAKLSRIPIKVQNDGPALKKPDWIRVKAGSSSTRFYEIKDILRQNKLVTVCEEASCPNIGECFGHGTATFMIMGDKCTRRCPFCDVGHGRPDPLDVNEPVNLANTIAQLKLKYVVITSVDRDDLRDGGSQHFVDCIRETRARSPGTQIEILTPDFRGRDDRALEILKAAPPDVMNHNLETVPRLYKEARPGSDYGFSLQLLKKFKALHPNVPTKSGLMVGLGETDEEILEVMRDLRAHGVEMLTIGQYLAPSNAHLSVKRYVHPDVFKMFEREAYAMGFTHAAVGAMVRSSYHADQQAAGVLGTA, via the coding sequence ATGAACTCTTCCATCGGCCCCCACGCCCCCGTCGTGCGCGACGCACAGCCCGCTGAGGCCTACGACCCGACAGCCAAGCAAAAGGCGGGCGCCAAGCTGTCGCGCATTCCCATCAAGGTGCAAAACGACGGCCCGGCGCTGAAAAAGCCCGACTGGATTCGCGTCAAGGCCGGCTCCAGCAGCACGCGCTTTTACGAGATCAAGGACATCCTGCGCCAGAACAAGCTGGTCACGGTGTGCGAAGAGGCCAGTTGCCCCAACATTGGCGAATGCTTTGGTCACGGCACAGCCACGTTCATGATCATGGGCGACAAGTGCACGCGCCGCTGCCCGTTTTGCGACGTGGGGCACGGCCGACCCGATCCGCTGGACGTGAACGAGCCGGTGAACCTGGCCAACACCATCGCGCAGCTCAAGCTGAAATACGTGGTGATCACCAGCGTTGACCGCGACGACCTGCGCGACGGCGGCAGCCAGCACTTTGTGGATTGCATCCGCGAAACGCGCGCGCGCTCGCCCGGCACGCAGATCGAGATCCTGACGCCCGACTTTCGCGGCCGCGACGACCGCGCGCTGGAGATTCTCAAAGCCGCGCCGCCCGACGTGATGAACCACAACCTGGAAACGGTGCCGCGCCTGTACAAGGAGGCGCGGCCCGGCAGCGACTATGGCTTCAGCCTTCAGCTCCTGAAGAAATTCAAGGCGCTGCACCCCAACGTGCCGACCAAGAGCGGCCTGATGGTGGGCCTGGGCGAAACCGATGAAGAAATTCTTGAGGTGATGCGCGACTTGCGCGCCCACGGCGTCGAGATGCTGACCATCGGCCAATATCTGGCGCCGAGCAACGCGCATCTGTCGGTCAAGCGCTACGTGCACCCGGACGTGTTCAAGATGTTCGAGCGCGAGGCGTACGCGATGGGCTTCACCCACGCCGCCGTGGGCGCCATGGTGCGGTCGAGCTATCACGCCGACCAGCAAGCTGCCGGCGTGCTCGGCACGGCCTGA